One segment of Vagococcus martis DNA contains the following:
- the dinB gene encoding DNA polymerase IV, with protein MSNGLKFPLINDLSRKIIHIDMDAFYASIEERDNPKLKGNPLVIAKHPKDTNGRGVVTTANYEARKYGIHSAMSAKKAYELCPHATFVAGNREYYSEISKQIHEVFKEYTDIIEPLSLDEAYLDVTHNKKGIKSAIKIARMIQSDIYEKVQLTSSAGVSYNKFLAKIASDFEKPKGLTVILPEQAQKFLFELPIEKFYGIGKKTIPLMHDLGVYTGKDLYNIPEMTLIDLFGKKGYSLYRKVRGIHNDPVENNRERKSIGRERTFSKTLMQEQDVLKNIREMAEEVSKKLIANELKAQTVVLKIRNNLYETATKRITINHYIYQSEDIFFYATQIWEELNWQTINVRLVGVTVTTLDKQMYEAIELPLFIKKG; from the coding sequence ATGTCAAATGGATTGAAATTTCCGTTAATAAATGATTTATCAAGAAAAATTATTCATATTGATATGGACGCTTTTTATGCTTCTATAGAAGAAAGAGATAATCCAAAGCTCAAAGGAAACCCATTAGTCATCGCAAAACACCCCAAAGATACAAACGGTCGTGGGGTGGTGACAACAGCAAATTATGAAGCAAGAAAATACGGGATTCATTCGGCTATGAGTGCCAAGAAAGCTTATGAATTATGTCCACATGCCACATTTGTAGCAGGAAATAGAGAGTACTATTCGGAAATATCGAAACAAATACATGAAGTATTTAAAGAATATACTGATATTATTGAACCTTTATCTTTAGACGAAGCATACTTAGATGTGACACATAATAAAAAAGGAATTAAAAGTGCGATAAAAATCGCTAGAATGATTCAATCCGATATATATGAAAAAGTTCAATTAACAAGTTCTGCTGGTGTAAGCTATAATAAATTTTTAGCCAAGATAGCATCGGATTTTGAAAAACCAAAAGGATTAACAGTTATCCTGCCAGAACAAGCACAAAAGTTTTTGTTTGAGTTACCAATAGAAAAATTTTATGGCATTGGAAAGAAAACTATTCCGTTAATGCATGATCTAGGAGTATATACAGGGAAAGATTTATATAACATTCCAGAAATGACCTTGATTGATTTGTTTGGGAAAAAAGGCTACAGCTTATATCGTAAAGTTAGAGGAATCCATAATGATCCAGTAGAAAATAATCGTGAGAGAAAATCAATTGGTAGAGAGAGGACTTTCTCTAAAACACTGATGCAAGAACAAGATGTTTTGAAAAATATTAGGGAAATGGCTGAAGAAGTGAGTAAGAAGTTAATTGCTAATGAATTAAAAGCTCAAACAGTTGTATTAAAGATTAGAAATAATTTATATGAAACAGCAACAAAACGCATAACGATTAATCATTATATTTATCAATCTGAAGATATATTTTTTTATGCAACGCAGATTTGGGAAGAATTAAACTGGCAAACTATTAATGTTAGATTGGTAGGTGTTACGGTAACAACACTTGATAAACAAATGTATGAAGCAATTGAATTACCACTTTTTATTAAAAAAGGATAG
- the dltA gene encoding D-alanine--poly(phosphoribitol) ligase subunit DltA codes for MLNEIVTKIKDISLNSEETVFFEEADRQYTYKELDELSDSLAGYLEETYPSKTPIIVYGGQEAMMVVSFLACTKAGHSYVPIDDHTPKERVSMIVEEANASCVLSLSEWPLNTENVYNRETVISLMKNNKNYLGKQVVCENDIYYIIFTSGTTGKPKGVQITYNNLISFTSWMLSDFCLKENQRFLCQAPFSFDLSVMDLYPALLTAGTLIPMPKTMIENFPLLFKSIPEMNLNVWVSTPSLIEMVLLNPEFDGEHLPSLENFEFCGEELPKNTAKKLLERFPNAKIFNTYGPTETTVAVTNISLDSDILDKYERVPLGKVKSDTEIHILNDKGEKLPDGEIGEIVISGPSVSVGYFNNPEKTNEVFFEFEGVPSYRTGDAGLLDDGLLFYKGRMDFQIKLNGYRMELGDIDHHLITLTEVRAACSVPKYNKAGKVQQLLAYIVLEDDVDASDERALTQRLKEDLNKTVMDYMVPHRFIYVENLPMTQNGKVDRKQLINEVNS; via the coding sequence ATGTTAAATGAAATTGTAACAAAAATTAAAGACATTTCATTAAATAGTGAGGAAACTGTCTTTTTTGAAGAAGCTGATCGTCAGTATACATATAAAGAGTTAGATGAACTATCCGATTCTCTTGCAGGTTATTTAGAAGAAACTTATCCTTCTAAAACACCCATCATTGTTTATGGTGGGCAAGAAGCTATGATGGTTGTATCATTTTTAGCATGTACGAAAGCTGGGCATTCTTATGTTCCAATTGATGATCATACGCCAAAAGAACGCGTATCAATGATTGTTGAAGAGGCTAACGCATCATGTGTTTTATCTTTATCTGAATGGCCTCTTAATACAGAGAATGTTTATAACAGAGAAACTGTTATTTCTTTAATGAAAAATAATAAAAACTACCTAGGTAAACAAGTTGTGTGTGAAAATGATATCTATTATATTATTTTTACTTCAGGGACAACTGGAAAGCCTAAAGGTGTACAGATTACTTATAATAATCTAATTAGTTTTACTAGTTGGATGTTGAGTGATTTTTGTTTAAAAGAAAACCAACGCTTTTTATGTCAGGCACCATTTTCATTTGATTTGTCTGTGATGGATTTATATCCAGCACTGTTAACAGCAGGGACATTAATTCCAATGCCTAAAACAATGATTGAGAATTTCCCTTTATTGTTTAAGTCAATTCCGGAAATGAATTTAAATGTCTGGGTATCAACACCATCATTAATTGAAATGGTATTATTAAATCCTGAATTTGATGGAGAACATTTACCAAGTTTAGAAAATTTTGAATTTTGTGGTGAGGAATTACCCAAAAATACAGCGAAAAAGTTGTTAGAGAGATTCCCGAATGCAAAGATATTCAATACATATGGTCCGACAGAAACAACAGTTGCTGTTACAAATATTTCACTAGATTCTGATATATTAGATAAATATGAACGTGTGCCTCTTGGAAAAGTTAAAAGTGATACAGAAATTCATATTTTAAATGATAAAGGTGAAAAATTACCTGATGGAGAAATAGGTGAAATTGTTATTTCTGGACCAAGTGTCTCAGTTGGTTATTTCAATAATCCTGAAAAAACAAATGAAGTTTTCTTTGAATTTGAGGGTGTTCCATCATATAGAACTGGAGATGCAGGTCTTTTAGACGATGGTTTATTGTTTTATAAAGGTCGTATGGATTTCCAAATTAAATTGAATGGGTATCGTATGGAATTGGGTGATATTGACCATCATTTGATTACACTCACAGAGGTACGAGCAGCGTGTTCTGTGCCAAAATATAATAAAGCAGGGAAAGTACAACAATTACTTGCTTACATTGTTCTAGAAGACGATGTAGACGCATCAGATGAGAGAGCTTTGACACAACGATTAAAAGAAGATTTAAATAAAACTGTGATGGACTATATGGTACCACATCGTTTTATCTATGTGGAAAATCTTCCAATGACGCAAAATGGAAAAGTTGACCGCAAACAATTAATAAATGAGGTGAATAGTTAA
- a CDS encoding DUF975 family protein: MATDNFDATDSDYGSAKEEIMWAEEYDDDSFSSNVSEVFASVTSIPFASPIMSFVMTFLTIGISFTFLDVIRKGREAELSFRQSFRLFNGNDFVPVLLINILTYIFRYLWSLLFIIPGIVKIYSYSQANFIYKDLAATRDTRSMGATSFITESRDLMNGHKERLFWLDVSFLGWYLLGLLTLGIGFLWINPYVNATKAAFYDDLSKGKFLEAVVEEDDEIWTNF, from the coding sequence ATGGCGACGGATAATTTTGATGCAACTGATAGTGATTATGGTAGTGCCAAAGAAGAAATAATGTGGGCAGAAGAGTATGATGATGATTCTTTTAGTTCAAATGTTTCAGAGGTCTTTGCTTCAGTAACATCTATCCCCTTTGCTAGTCCAATTATGAGTTTTGTCATGACTTTTTTAACAATTGGTATTTCTTTTACATTTCTTGATGTTATTCGAAAAGGTAGAGAAGCAGAGTTATCCTTTAGGCAGTCTTTTCGGTTATTTAATGGAAATGACTTTGTGCCAGTATTATTAATTAATATTTTGACATATATTTTCCGATATTTATGGTCATTATTGTTTATTATTCCGGGTATTGTTAAGATTTATTCATATTCACAAGCAAACTTTATTTATAAAGACTTAGCAGCTACAAGAGATACTCGCAGTATGGGAGCAACGTCATTTATTACTGAAAGCCGTGACTTAATGAATGGTCATAAAGAAAGATTATTTTGGCTAGATGTTAGTTTTTTAGGTTGGTATCTTCTAGGTTTGTTGACATTAGGGATAGGTTTCTTATGGATTAACCCATATGTAAATGCAACAAAAGCAGCTTTCTATGATGATTTATCTAAAGGGAAATTTTTAGAAGCTGTTGTGGAAGAAGATGATGAGATTTGGACGAATTTCTAA
- the addA gene encoding helicase-exonuclease AddAB subunit AddA has product MSKVNIPLKPESSHFTDKQWQAVYDSGDNLLISASAGSGKTTVLVERVIQKIKSGVNVDELLIVTYTEAAAKEMKQRIKVAIQSAITEEVDNKQKEHLVKQLGLLPTAAISTLHAFCLRVIQKYYYLIHIDPVFRLLTDETENLLLKEDVWDELREELYGEEREIFYQLTENFSNDRNDNGLMELIFSLHLFAQANSEPQKWLDDLLINYQLSDSLVTSSLYQDYMKPQLMNQLVLSQATVDELVNRCQGDEELKKTLETMMSDKEIVDTLLSLLSDDRLDEFYEYLVGTPFSRIKAPSKKTASEEVMEEYQEIKSTRDEVKESISKVRKQYFKQSPKEMLEILEVSLPLIHELIHVTKQFIDRFTKEKDTRHVLDFNDLEHLTLAILRKFEDGKWVESEASTYYRHKFNEILVDEYQDINRLQETILYWLRRPTKNEGNLFMVGDVKQSIYGFRLADPTLFIEKYEQFATEDDGRRIILAENFRSRSNVLDFTNLVFTQLMDKELGQLDYDSSAELIVGNKSYPESQDYDTELLIYQTESEDKVEDSLEFQLDGKTEGELRLVALKIRELIDGKFPLFDKKEKVTRPISYKDIVLLTPTKKNNLDILDIFKEYDIPLMVNDTQNYFQATEIKIMISLLQLIDNPYQDIALAAILRSPIVGIVENDMVLIKSYDMQGYYYDALKQFLKEADSTTELYQIIETFNQQFNEWRELARRKRLVELIWRIYKDTDLLDYVAGLPSGAQRKANLHALYHRASSYEEMSFKGLFQFIRFIEKMQQKNKDLAEASNINEEADAVRVMTIHASKGLEFPVVFLLDMTKQFNLMDVRQRKFVFDEELGVGVKYKDVTKRVEYDTFPFSVIREHKKQKLLAEEMRKLYVALTRAEEKLYLVGSYKSMDAAYKKWQTTAQTDHMVLPTATRQSSYTLMDWVGMTLVRHPSFAEFFPDSEISVLPGLKKHPGNFSIHFYEEDAILANHTLQQDEQIEYKQSDIEPNVKLLKEVVDRLNYSYPEKDATMTTSYQSVSEVKRLFEDPDMKDLPTLDFSKERQIKAHREVVKEMAKPEFMQGDVVIGSTDIGSAIHLLLQMLPLDKQPTMSELERLVQHLVDEDVFTKELASRLPIKLIETFFKSDFGQYMIDHHEVIRREQPFSLLLPAKELYQDYVTKKNDEVLIHGIIDGFILTDKELILYDFKTDYVPKQRTQKDLEKLTDRYKGQMTLYKLALEEIYQRPVTSSKLILLNSGDIIEMI; this is encoded by the coding sequence ATGAGTAAAGTGAATATCCCGTTAAAACCCGAAAGTAGTCATTTTACAGACAAGCAGTGGCAAGCTGTTTATGATTCTGGGGATAATTTGTTGATTTCTGCTTCTGCTGGTTCTGGTAAAACAACGGTGTTAGTAGAACGTGTGATTCAAAAAATAAAATCTGGTGTCAATGTCGATGAGTTATTAATTGTAACGTACACTGAAGCAGCAGCAAAAGAGATGAAACAGCGAATAAAAGTGGCAATCCAATCAGCCATTACCGAAGAAGTTGATAACAAGCAAAAAGAACATTTGGTCAAACAATTAGGTTTATTACCAACAGCCGCAATCAGTACATTGCATGCTTTTTGTTTACGAGTCATTCAAAAATATTATTATTTGATTCATATTGATCCAGTTTTTCGATTACTAACCGATGAAACGGAAAATCTCTTGTTAAAAGAAGATGTTTGGGATGAATTAAGGGAAGAATTATACGGTGAGGAAAGAGAAATTTTTTATCAATTAACAGAGAATTTTTCAAATGACCGCAATGATAATGGACTAATGGAACTCATTTTTTCTTTACACCTTTTCGCTCAAGCCAACTCAGAGCCACAAAAATGGTTGGATGACTTACTCATTAATTATCAGTTAAGTGATAGTTTAGTGACGTCCTCACTGTATCAAGACTATATGAAGCCTCAATTGATGAACCAGCTGGTGTTAAGTCAAGCGACTGTTGATGAGTTAGTTAATCGTTGTCAAGGTGATGAAGAATTGAAAAAAACTCTCGAAACAATGATGAGTGATAAAGAAATTGTCGATACACTGTTATCTTTATTATCTGATGATCGATTGGATGAGTTTTATGAGTATCTAGTTGGCACACCTTTCTCACGAATTAAAGCACCATCTAAAAAAACAGCCTCTGAAGAAGTGATGGAGGAGTACCAAGAGATAAAATCAACTCGTGATGAAGTGAAAGAGAGTATCTCAAAAGTACGTAAACAATACTTTAAGCAAAGTCCAAAAGAGATGTTAGAGATACTAGAAGTTTCACTACCATTGATTCACGAGTTAATCCATGTAACCAAACAGTTTATTGACCGATTTACAAAAGAAAAAGACACAAGACATGTGCTCGACTTTAATGATTTGGAACATTTGACACTGGCTATTTTACGTAAATTTGAAGACGGTAAATGGGTCGAGTCGGAAGCATCGACTTATTACCGTCATAAATTTAACGAGATATTAGTTGATGAGTACCAAGATATTAACCGACTACAAGAAACGATTTTATATTGGTTACGCCGTCCTACAAAGAATGAAGGAAACTTGTTTATGGTAGGGGACGTAAAACAATCAATTTATGGTTTCCGTTTAGCTGACCCAACTCTTTTTATAGAAAAATATGAGCAGTTTGCTACAGAAGATGATGGTCGTAGAATTATTTTGGCTGAAAACTTCCGTTCGCGAAGTAACGTGCTCGATTTTACCAATTTAGTTTTTACTCAATTAATGGATAAAGAACTTGGTCAATTAGATTATGATTCTAGTGCTGAATTAATTGTTGGAAATAAATCTTATCCAGAAAGTCAGGATTATGATACGGAATTATTGATTTATCAAACGGAATCTGAAGATAAGGTAGAAGACTCTTTAGAATTTCAATTAGACGGAAAAACAGAAGGCGAACTGCGTTTAGTTGCACTAAAAATCCGTGAACTAATAGATGGAAAGTTCCCATTGTTTGATAAAAAAGAAAAAGTGACTCGTCCGATTTCTTATAAAGATATTGTGTTACTGACACCAACTAAGAAAAATAATTTAGATATTCTTGATATTTTTAAAGAATACGATATTCCATTGATGGTTAATGACACACAAAACTATTTTCAAGCGACTGAAATCAAAATCATGATTTCACTTTTACAATTGATAGACAACCCATATCAAGATATCGCATTAGCGGCAATATTACGCTCGCCAATTGTTGGTATCGTGGAAAACGATATGGTTTTAATTAAAAGTTATGATATGCAAGGCTATTATTATGATGCTCTGAAACAATTTTTGAAAGAAGCTGACTCAACAACTGAGTTATACCAGATAATTGAGACCTTTAATCAACAATTTAACGAATGGCGTGAACTAGCAAGAAGGAAACGCTTGGTTGAATTGATATGGCGTATCTATAAAGACACAGATTTACTTGATTATGTGGCGGGACTACCTTCAGGAGCTCAAAGAAAAGCCAATCTACATGCGTTGTATCATCGTGCATCTAGTTATGAAGAGATGAGTTTTAAAGGACTTTTTCAATTTATTCGCTTCATTGAAAAAATGCAGCAAAAGAACAAAGACTTAGCTGAAGCATCTAATATCAATGAAGAAGCTGATGCTGTAAGAGTCATGACTATCCATGCTAGCAAGGGGTTAGAATTTCCTGTTGTCTTTTTACTAGATATGACCAAACAATTTAATCTAATGGATGTAAGACAACGAAAATTTGTATTTGATGAAGAACTTGGTGTGGGAGTAAAGTATAAAGATGTAACCAAACGTGTGGAATATGATACCTTTCCATTCAGTGTGATAAGAGAGCATAAAAAACAAAAGCTATTAGCTGAAGAGATGCGAAAATTATATGTGGCCTTAACTCGTGCGGAAGAAAAATTATATCTAGTTGGTTCCTATAAAAGTATGGATGCAGCCTATAAAAAATGGCAAACAACCGCACAAACGGATCATATGGTGTTACCAACAGCAACAAGACAATCAAGTTATACTTTAATGGATTGGGTTGGGATGACGTTAGTCAGACACCCAAGTTTTGCAGAGTTCTTCCCGGATAGTGAAATTTCTGTTCTACCAGGACTAAAAAAACATCCTGGTAATTTTTCCATTCATTTTTATGAAGAAGATGCTATTCTAGCTAATCATACACTGCAACAAGACGAACAAATCGAGTATAAACAATCTGATATTGAACCAAATGTGAAGTTACTTAAAGAAGTAGTTGATCGACTGAATTATTCTTATCCAGAAAAAGATGCCACAATGACAACAAGTTATCAATCAGTATCAGAAGTAAAACGATTATTTGAAGATCCGGATATGAAAGATTTACCAACGCTTGATTTTTCGAAAGAACGACAAATAAAAGCCCATCGTGAAGTGGTAAAAGAGATGGCAAAACCAGAGTTTATGCAAGGCGATGTTGTTATTGGGTCTACAGACATCGGATCGGCTATTCATTTACTATTACAAATGCTACCTTTAGATAAACAACCCACAATGAGCGAACTAGAAAGATTAGTTCAGCACCTCGTTGATGAAGATGTGTTTACAAAAGAATTAGCTAGCAGGTTACCTATAAAACTTATTGAGACGTTTTTTAAATCAGATTTTGGTCAATACATGATTGATCATCATGAGGTCATTAGACGAGAGCAACCTTTCTCTTTATTATTACCAGCAAAAGAGTTGTATCAAGATTATGTGACAAAGAAAAATGATGAAGTGTTGATTCACGGGATTATAGATGGTTTTATTTTAACTGATAAGGAGCTTATTTTATATGATTTTAAAACAGACTATGTTCCTAAACAACGTACACAAAAGGATTTAGAGAAATTAACAGACAGGTATAAAGGTCAGATGACACTTTATAAATTAGCCTTAGAAGAAATCTACCAACGCCCCGTTACGTCATCTAAGTTAATACTATTGAATAGTGGAGACATTATAGAAATGATATAA
- a CDS encoding teichoic acid D-Ala incorporation-associated protein DltX, with protein MELKKRKIPDTTKRWLSFIARSVLYAAIILVLIYLYQYSHVGGGSFIYNQF; from the coding sequence ATGGAATTAAAAAAAAGAAAGATACCAGATACAACAAAAAGATGGTTAAGTTTTATAGCTCGCTCCGTTTTATATGCTGCTATTATACTTGTGTTAATTTATTTGTATCAATATAGTCACGTAGGTGGGGGCTCTTTCATTTATAATCAATTTTAA
- a CDS encoding IS30 family transposase: protein MAQTQNTTQKLTYKHLSFEERQLIEVWHNRGDSNREIGKRLGRHHQTINNELKRGTTTQIKENNKPRQLYFAETGQAKYIENRKRCGAKSKLLSAVDFINYACKQIIDFNWSPDAIVGFVKSLRTWDKPLVSTKTLYNYIDKGFLPIRNHHLKMKLRLSSKKKRSRKHKKELGKSIDERPSTVNNRESFGHWEIDSVIGSKSKDDNALLTLVERKTRYMITVVLDDHTEESVCYAVNRLKSELGQASFSKMFQSITADNGSEFSSLHDALQQITDVYFAHPYSSWERGTNERHNGLLRQFIPKGTPICHYSKQFIQLATEKINLLPRKILNYRQPATLFLEEILKLKIKTCW, encoded by the coding sequence ATGGCGCAAACTCAGAATACCACACAAAAACTGACTTATAAACATCTTTCCTTTGAGGAAAGACAACTTATTGAAGTTTGGCATAATAGAGGTGATTCTAATAGAGAAATCGGTAAACGATTAGGTCGACACCATCAAACAATAAATAATGAGCTGAAACGTGGTACAACAACACAAATCAAAGAAAATAACAAACCTAGACAACTCTATTTTGCTGAAACAGGACAAGCTAAATATATAGAAAACAGAAAACGTTGTGGTGCTAAGTCTAAGCTACTCAGTGCTGTTGACTTTATTAATTATGCCTGTAAACAGATTATTGACTTTAATTGGTCACCTGATGCCATTGTTGGTTTTGTCAAGTCCTTAAGGACGTGGGATAAACCTCTTGTTTCTACTAAAACACTTTATAACTATATTGATAAAGGATTTTTACCTATTAGAAACCATCACCTCAAGATGAAGCTTAGGCTCTCATCTAAAAAGAAAAGAAGTCGTAAGCATAAAAAAGAACTAGGAAAATCAATTGATGAACGACCAAGTACAGTTAACAATAGAGAAAGCTTTGGTCATTGGGAAATAGATAGCGTTATTGGTTCAAAATCTAAAGATGATAATGCTCTACTTACTCTTGTTGAAAGAAAAACGCGTTACATGATTACTGTTGTGTTAGATGATCACACAGAAGAGTCTGTTTGTTATGCTGTTAATCGATTAAAATCTGAGCTCGGACAAGCTAGCTTTAGCAAGATGTTTCAATCAATTACTGCTGATAATGGTAGTGAATTTAGCTCGCTACATGATGCTCTCCAACAAATAACTGATGTCTATTTTGCTCATCCTTATTCTTCTTGGGAACGAGGCACAAATGAAAGACATAATGGTTTATTAAGACAATTTATTCCGAAAGGAACTCCGATTTGTCACTACTCAAAACAGTTCATTCAACTAGCTACTGAAAAGATTAATCTTTTACCACGTAAAATCTTAAATTATAGACAACCAGCAACATTATTTTTAGAAGAAATTCTAAAGCTTAAAATCAAAACATGTTGGTAA